In a single window of the Prionailurus viverrinus isolate Anna chromosome D3, UM_Priviv_1.0, whole genome shotgun sequence genome:
- the SELENOM gene encoding selenoprotein M: MHLPLPPPPLLLLLAALAAAITTFRPDWNRLHGLARARVETCGGUQLNRLKEVKAFVTQDIPLYHNMVMKHLPGADPELVLLGHRYEELERIPLSEMTREEINELVQELGFYRKAAPDEPVPPEYLRAPARPDEGAPARADL; encoded by the exons ATGCACCTCCCGCTTCCTCCACCGCCCCTGCTACTGCTTCTTGCGGCTCTTGCGGCTGCCATCACCACCTTCCGGCCCGACTGGAACCGCTTGCACGGCCTGGCCCGAGCCCGGGTAGAG ACCTGTGGGGGATGACAGCTGAATCGCCTGAAGGAG GTGAAGGCCTTCGTCACCCAGGATATCCCTTTATA TCACAACATGGTAATGAAACATCTCCCAGGGGCAGACCCAGAGCTCGTCCTGCTGGGCCACCGCTACGAAGAACTGGAG CGAATCCCACTCAGCGAAATGACCCGCGAGGAGATTAATGAGCTTGTGCAGGAGCTCGGCTTCTACCGCAAGGCGGCGCCTGACGAACCTGTTCCCCCAGAGTACCTGCGGGCGCCTGCCAGGCCCGACGAAGGCGCTCCGGCCCGCGCTGACCTTTAG